The following are encoded in a window of Streptomyces sp. SAT1 genomic DNA:
- a CDS encoding DUF5825 family protein: protein MSTTLSPPAVLAWRDHDPAACELPGMSLGELALPGPLEDESERLWQLGARRVRLPETVDLAGTVDPGRAAATVAALSLVRDLTARAVLVEWELRLDPGPAAADDWQALSHLQPPQRIEGPEAADEALRAWRRGHYLCKCLWRKGPGFVQIRDRRWGDLRRFTADEPHYEQAIERLAYGAPAHTLPSGVLDDFRGERLVLDVGPLAWWLPYRVSRWLQESMTI, encoded by the coding sequence ATGAGCACCACCCTCAGTCCGCCCGCCGTCCTCGCCTGGCGCGACCACGACCCCGCCGCCTGCGAACTGCCCGGCATGTCCCTCGGCGAACTCGCCCTGCCGGGACCGCTGGAGGACGAGAGCGAACGGCTGTGGCAGCTCGGCGCCCGGCGCGTCCGGCTGCCGGAGACCGTCGACCTCGCGGGCACCGTCGACCCCGGGCGGGCCGCCGCAACGGTGGCCGCGCTGAGCCTGGTCCGGGACCTGACCGCGCGCGCCGTCCTGGTGGAATGGGAACTGCGCCTCGATCCCGGACCGGCGGCGGCCGACGACTGGCAGGCCCTCAGCCATCTCCAGCCCCCGCAGCGCATCGAGGGCCCCGAAGCGGCCGACGAGGCGCTGCGCGCCTGGCGCCGCGGCCACTACCTGTGCAAGTGCCTGTGGCGCAAGGGCCCCGGCTTCGTGCAGATCCGCGACCGCCGCTGGGGCGACCTGCGCCGCTTCACCGCCGACGAGCCCCACTACGAGCAGGCCATCGAACGCCTGGCGTACGGAGCCCCCGCGCACACCCTGCCCTCCGGCGTCCTCGACGACTTCCGCGGCGAGAGACTCGTCCTCGACGTCGGCCCGCTCGCCTGGTGGCTGCCCTACCGGGTCAGCCGCTGGCTCCAGGAGTCGATGACCATCTGA
- a CDS encoding GNAT family N-acetyltransferase produces MDRPSQIIECEGLLLRRWRAGRDAAQAFRLIEESADHLLPWVPWVAEHSEERTRDFLERSEARWDSGEIYNYAVVEDGTPAGMCQSYRAEPGGWRLGYWLHPAATGRGIATRATAALVAEMFTLPDVEYLEILHDLANAPSAAVPRRLGFTEVRRERAPGPVAPPGSGVDVVWRLDRPRERI; encoded by the coding sequence ATGGACCGACCGAGTCAGATCATCGAGTGCGAGGGCCTCCTCCTGCGGCGCTGGCGGGCCGGGCGCGACGCCGCCCAGGCGTTCCGGCTGATCGAGGAGTCCGCGGACCATCTGCTCCCGTGGGTGCCGTGGGTCGCCGAGCACAGCGAGGAACGCACCCGGGACTTCCTGGAGAGGTCCGAGGCCAGGTGGGACAGCGGGGAGATATACAACTACGCCGTCGTGGAGGACGGCACGCCTGCCGGCATGTGCCAGAGCTACCGGGCCGAGCCCGGGGGGTGGCGGCTGGGGTACTGGCTGCATCCGGCCGCCACCGGCCGGGGCATCGCCACCCGGGCGACGGCCGCCCTGGTCGCCGAGATGTTCACGCTGCCGGACGTGGAGTACCTGGAGATACTCCACGATCTGGCCAACGCCCCCAGTGCCGCCGTCCCGCGCCGGCTGGGGTTCACCGAGGTCCGGCGTGAGCGTGCTCCCGGGCCCGTCGCCCCGCCCGGCAGCGGCGTCGACGTGGTCTGGCGCCTCGACCGGCCCCGAGAGCGGATCTGA
- a CDS encoding GNAT family N-acetyltransferase, producing the protein MATELGTPGIGGLDEVEDALRRWQRDEAPLQLHPGDLGWYRRRGARACAAAVRTWRRRGRVLAVGLLDGPGLLRLTTAPEARHDEELARSVVEDAARPERGVLGAGTVYVEAPTGSLVQDLLAERGWRADESWTPLRRDLAEPVEDPGLRIEVAGPERARVWAAVHRSAFEGSAFTASHWHAMAGGTPFTDARCLLAYDERDTAVAAVAVWSAGPGRPGLLEPMGVHRDHRRRGHGTAVTRAAAAALRRLGASSALVCTPSARTAAVATYRAAGFRLLPERRDRRRDALPASARADRPDA; encoded by the coding sequence ATGGCGACGGAGTTGGGTACACCGGGCATCGGCGGGTTGGACGAGGTCGAGGACGCGCTGCGGCGCTGGCAGCGCGACGAGGCGCCGCTCCAGCTGCACCCGGGCGATCTGGGCTGGTACCGGCGGCGCGGCGCGCGGGCGTGCGCCGCGGCGGTCCGGACCTGGCGCAGGCGGGGGCGGGTGCTCGCCGTCGGACTGCTGGACGGCCCCGGCCTGCTGCGCCTCACGACCGCGCCGGAGGCACGGCACGACGAGGAGCTGGCGCGGAGCGTGGTCGAGGACGCGGCGCGGCCCGAGCGGGGTGTGCTGGGGGCCGGGACGGTGTACGTCGAGGCGCCCACGGGCTCGCTGGTCCAGGATCTGCTGGCCGAGCGCGGGTGGCGGGCCGACGAGTCGTGGACACCGCTGCGCCGGGACCTCGCGGAGCCGGTGGAGGACCCGGGCCTGCGGATCGAGGTGGCCGGTCCCGAGCGGGCGCGGGTGTGGGCGGCCGTGCACCGCTCGGCCTTCGAGGGGTCGGCGTTCACGGCGTCGCACTGGCACGCGATGGCGGGCGGGACGCCGTTCACCGACGCGCGGTGCCTGCTCGCCTATGACGAGCGGGACACCGCGGTGGCGGCGGTGGCGGTGTGGTCCGCCGGACCGGGACGGCCGGGGCTGCTGGAACCGATGGGCGTGCACCGGGATCACCGCCGCCGCGGCCACGGCACGGCGGTCACCCGCGCGGCGGCGGCCGCGCTCAGGCGGCTGGGCGCCTCCAGTGCCCTCGTCTGCACGCCGAGTGCCCGCACCGCCGCCGTCGCCACCTACCGGGCGGCGGGTTTCCGGCTCCTGCCCGAGCGGCGGGACCGGCGCCGGGACGCGTTGCCCGCGTCCGCGCGAGCGGACCGGCCGGATGCCTGA